A window from Urocitellus parryii isolate mUroPar1 chromosome 1, mUroPar1.hap1, whole genome shotgun sequence encodes these proteins:
- the Lypd6b gene encoding ly6/PLAUR domain-containing protein 6B, with translation MLLLCHAVAVAVVHIFILSENWASAKNINFYNVRPPLDPTPFPNSFKCFTCENAGDNYNCNRWAEDKWCPQNTQYCLTVHHFTSHGRSTSITKKCASKSECHFVGCHHSQDSEHTECRSCCEGMICNVELPTNHTNAVFAVMHAQRTSGSSAPTPYLPALAWVFMLPLL, from the exons ATGCTGCTCCTCTGTCACGCTGTAGCTGTGGCTGTTGTCCACATCTTTATCCTCTCAGAAAACTGGGCATCTGCCAAGAACATCAACTTCTACAATGTTAGGCCTCCTCTGGACC caacaCCATTTCCAAATAGCTTCAAGTGTTTTACCTGTGAAAATGCAGGGGATAATTATAACTGCAATCGATGGGCAGAAGACAAATGGTGTCCACAAA ATACACAGTATTGTTTGACAGTTCATCATTTCACCAGCCATGGAAGAAGTACCTCCATCACCAAAAAGTGCGCCTCCAAAAGTGAATGTCATTTTGTTGGGTGCCACCACAGCCAAGATTCTGAACATACG GAGTGTAGGTCTTGCTGTGAAGGAATGATTTGCAACGTGGAATTGCCCACCAACCACACCAATGCAGTCTTTGCTGTCATGCATGCTCAGAGGACATCTGGCAGCAGTGCCCCCACACCCTACCTTCCAGCACTTGCTTGGGTCTTCATGCTTCCATTGCTATGA